The sequence GGGCGATGTCCACCGCGGTGCCGAAGGTGGTCACGGTCGACACGAACGACAGCATCCCTGCAGGCCCCTGCAGGAGCAGGGGGACGGCGACCCGGCCCTGCGGTGACGGGTGCTCCTCGCCGCCGGGATAGTCGCGCAGCTCCGCCACGAGCGCGCTCAGGCCCTCGTCGCCGGTGATCGTCGCCTCGCGGTGGAGCCGGTCCAGCAGGTGGCCGCGCCACTCGGCCAGGTTGGCGATGCGCGGGGCCATGCCGTCGGGGTGCAGGCTGAGGCGCAGCACGTTGACCGGTGGCTCCAGCAGGTGGGGCGCGACTCCCTCCAGCAGCGGCCCGACGGCGGCGTTGGCCAGCACCAGGCGCCAACCGCGGTCGACCACGAGCGCCGGATAGGGCTCGTGACCGGCCAGCACGGCTTCCAGCGCGCTCCGCACCGGCGCCATCTCCTCGTCCTCCAGCGAGCGCTCCCGGTACGCCGGCGCGAACCCGCCCGCGAGCAGCAGCGCGTTGCGGTCCCGCAGCGGCACCTCGTAGTGCTCGGCGAGGCGTAGCACCAGGTCGCGGCTGGGACGCGCCCGCCCGGTCTCGACGTAGCTGAGGTGGCGGGTGGAGATGCCCGTCTCCGAGGAGACCGCCAGCTGGCTGTGGCGTCGGCGGGCGCGCCAGTCGCGCAGCAACGTCCCGACCCGGGCGTCGTGGGTGAGCGTCGTCGTCACCTCGCCAGTGTGTCGCCGATCGGGCCGCGTCGCCATGACCTGCGAGGTCATCGACGCCGGTCCTCGACCCGGCGACGCTGGGGCCATGGACACCACATCGCGCACCGCCACCAGCCGCACCGACACTGCCCCGCAGCCCTGGCTGCGGCCCCTCCTCGCCGTCGACGCGGCCGTCTCCGGCGTCAACGGCGTCGCCTACCTGCTCCTCGCCCCGACCCTGTCGGACCTGCTGGGGCCCGCCGACGGCGTACTCCGCGTCCTCGGTGCGTTCCTGGTGCTGTGGGGCGGCTGCCTCGCGGCCCTCGCCACGCGGCCGGTGCCGCCACGAGCGCTGGTCCGCGAGGTGGCCCACGCCAACCTGGCCTGGGTCGCCGGGTCGCTCGCCGCGGCCCTCGGCCTGCTGTCGCTGACCGGCATCGGCCTCGCATGGTGCCTGCTCCAGGCCGTCGTGGTCCTCGGGTTCGCGGCCGACCAGGTCGCCGGGTCGCGTCGCTGAGGTCGCGTTCAGAACCCGAGCAGCCGGTGCTCGACGGCGATGGTCGCCAGGCCCAGCACCCCGACGGCGACGGTGAGCGCCGCGAGGGTGAGCGGGGCGCGTCCACCCGTCGTGACGCGCTCCACCTCGAGCGCGTCCACGTTGCGGCGCAGCCGAACGGCCGCCACGACCCCGACCAGGACGGCGAGGGAGAGCGCGCCACCCAACGCCCACAGTGCGGCGTCGGGGTCGGGGCCGAGCAGCAGCCGCACCTCGACCAGTCCGATGCCCACCACCGACAACCCGGTGCGGCCCCAGGCGAGCTGGGTGCGCGGGTGCTGGGTCTCGCGCATGTCAGCGCAGCAGCTCGAACGCGACGATGGCGCCGATGATCAGCAGCCCGACGGTGACGATCGCGCCGATGCTGAAGCCCGGCAACGGCTCGCCGCGGCGCAGGGACCGCTCGTTGAGGGCCCACCGCACGAACGCGAACGTGCCCGTCAGGAGCCCGAGCAGCACCAGCGTCGTACCGATCGCCGTCCGGGCGCCGTCGGAGAGGCCGCGGCCGAGCGCGTCGAGCGCGACGCCGGCAGCGGTCAGGCCGAGCGAGGTGCGGACCCAGGCGAGGAAGGTCCGCTCGTTGGCGAGGCTGAACCGGGGGTCGGGCTCGGTCCCGTCCTCGAAGATCGCCGCCGGCCAGCGTCGTCTCCTCACCACGCGTCCTCCTTGCCCGGGCGGCCCTCCCGACGAGGGTAGCCGGGCCTGCGGGGAAGCGGTCGCACCGCACGGTCTGGCGTAGAATCTCCCGGATTCTGTGCACCCGACTCTGTGAGGTCCCGCCCGGTATGTCCGTCGAGTCCGTCTTTCCCCGACTCGAGCCCCACCTGTCCTCGGTCTCCAAGCCGATCCAGTACGTCGGCGGCGAGCTCAACTCGGTCCACAAGGAGTGGGACGAGGTGTCGGTGCGCTGGGCCCTGATGTACCCCGACGCCTACGAGGTCGGGCTCCCCAACCAGGGCGTGCAGATCCTCTACGAGATCCTCAACGAGCGCGACTGGATCGCCGCCGAGCGGACCTACGCCGTGTGGGCCGACATGGAGGCGGTGATGCGCGAGCAGGGCATCCCGCAGTTCACCGTCGACGGTCACCGTCCCGTGGCTGCGTTCGACCTGTTCGGCATCAGCTTCTCCACCGAGCTGGGCTACACCAACCTGCTCAACGCGCTCGACCTCGCCGGCATCCCGTTGCACAGCGTGGACCGGACCGATGACCACCCGATCGTCCTCGCCGGCGGCCACGCCGCCTTCAACCCCGAGCCGGTCGCCGACTTCCTCGACGCCGCCGTCCTCGGCGACGGCGAGGAGGTCGTGCTCGCCATCTCCGACATCGTGCGCGAGTGGAAGGAGGAGGGCACCCCGGGCGGACGCGACGAGCTGCTGCGACGGCTCGCGGTCAGCGGCGCGGTCTACGTGCCCAAGTTCTACGACGTCAGCTACCGCGAGGACGGCGAGATCGCCGCCGTCGTCCCCAACCGTCCCGGCGCACCCGACCGGGTGCGCAAGCACACGCTGATGGACCTCGACGCCTGGCCCTACCCGGCCAACCCGCTGGTGCCACTCGCCGAGACCGTCCACGAGCGCTACAGCGTGGAGATCTTCCGCGGCTGCACCCGTGGCTGCCGCTTCTGCCAGGCCGGCATGATCACGCGCCCCGTCCGCGAGCGGTCCATCGAGACCATCGGCGACATGGTCGACAACGGCGTGCAGAAGACCGGCTTCGAGGAGGTCGGCCTGCTCAGCCTCTCCAGCGCCGACCACACCGAGATCGGCGACGTCGCCGAGGGACTCGCGGACCGCTACGAGGGGTCCAACGTCTCGCTCTCGCTGCCCTCGACCCGGGTGGACGCCTTCAACATCACCCTCGCCAACGAGTTCTCCCGCAACGGCCGCCGCTCCGGCCTGACCTTCGCCCCCGAGGGCGGCAGCGAGCGGATGCGCAAGGTGATCAACAAGATGGTCACCGAGGAGGACCTGATCCGGACGGTCGCGACGGCGTACTCCCACGGCTGGCGCCAGGTGAAGCTCTACTTCATGTGCGGGCTGCCGACCGAGACCGACGAGGACGTGCTCCAGATCGCCGACCTCGCCAAGCGGGTCATCGCCAAGGGGCGCGAGGTCTCCGGGCGCAACGACATCCGCTGCACCGTCTCCATCGGTGGGTTCGTGCCCAAGCCACACACCCCGTTCCAGTGGGCGTCGCAGCTCGACGTCGAGACCACTGACGAGCGGCTGCGCAAGCTGCGCGAGGAGGTCCGCTCGGACAAGAAGTTCGGCCGTGCCATCGGGTTCCGCTACCACGACGGCGAGCCCGGCATCATCGAGGGACTGCTCTCGCGCGGCGACCGTCGCGTCGGCCGCATCATCGAGCAGGTGTGGCGCGACGGGGGCCGGTTCGACGGCTGGAGCGAGCACTTCTCCTACCAGCGGTGGCTGACCGCCGCCGAGCAGGCGCTGGACGGCACCGGCGTCAACCTGGCCTGGTTCACCACTCGCGAGCGCGACGTCGACGAGATCCTGCCCTGGGACCACCTCGACAGCGGCCTGGACAAGGACTGGCTGTGGGCCGACTGGGAGGACGCGCTCGCCGTCGCCGACGGCTCGGCCGACATCGAGGTCGAGGACTGCCGCTGGACCCCGTGCTACGACTGCGGCGTGTGCCCGGAGATGAACACCGAGATCCAGATCGGCCCGACGGGCAA comes from Nocardioides panacisoli and encodes:
- a CDS encoding YidH family protein; translated protein: MRRRRWPAAIFEDGTEPDPRFSLANERTFLAWVRTSLGLTAAGVALDALGRGLSDGARTAIGTTLVLLGLLTGTFAFVRWALNERSLRRGEPLPGFSIGAIVTVGLLIIGAIVAFELLR
- a CDS encoding TIGR03960 family B12-binding radical SAM protein, which gives rise to MSVESVFPRLEPHLSSVSKPIQYVGGELNSVHKEWDEVSVRWALMYPDAYEVGLPNQGVQILYEILNERDWIAAERTYAVWADMEAVMREQGIPQFTVDGHRPVAAFDLFGISFSTELGYTNLLNALDLAGIPLHSVDRTDDHPIVLAGGHAAFNPEPVADFLDAAVLGDGEEVVLAISDIVREWKEEGTPGGRDELLRRLAVSGAVYVPKFYDVSYREDGEIAAVVPNRPGAPDRVRKHTLMDLDAWPYPANPLVPLAETVHERYSVEIFRGCTRGCRFCQAGMITRPVRERSIETIGDMVDNGVQKTGFEEVGLLSLSSADHTEIGDVAEGLADRYEGSNVSLSLPSTRVDAFNITLANEFSRNGRRSGLTFAPEGGSERMRKVINKMVTEEDLIRTVATAYSHGWRQVKLYFMCGLPTETDEDVLQIADLAKRVIAKGREVSGRNDIRCTVSIGGFVPKPHTPFQWASQLDVETTDERLRKLREEVRSDKKFGRAIGFRYHDGEPGIIEGLLSRGDRRVGRIIEQVWRDGGRFDGWSEHFSYQRWLTAAEQALDGTGVNLAWFTTRERDVDEILPWDHLDSGLDKDWLWADWEDALAVADGSADIEVEDCRWTPCYDCGVCPEMNTEIQIGPTGKKLLPLTPV
- a CDS encoding helix-turn-helix transcriptional regulator, which translates into the protein MTTTLTHDARVGTLLRDWRARRRHSQLAVSSETGISTRHLSYVETGRARPSRDLVLRLAEHYEVPLRDRNALLLAGGFAPAYRERSLEDEEMAPVRSALEAVLAGHEPYPALVVDRGWRLVLANAAVGPLLEGVAPHLLEPPVNVLRLSLHPDGMAPRIANLAEWRGHLLDRLHREATITGDEGLSALVAELRDYPGGEEHPSPQGRVAVPLLLQGPAGMLSFVSTVTTFGTAVDIALAELSVEAFLPADEATARALRS
- a CDS encoding DUF202 domain-containing protein gives rise to the protein MRETQHPRTQLAWGRTGLSVVGIGLVEVRLLLGPDPDAALWALGGALSLAVLVGVVAAVRLRRNVDALEVERVTTGGRAPLTLAALTVAVGVLGLATIAVEHRLLGF